GCTCCACGCCCGATACAGGCTCTCTGCCACCAGCACCCGGACAAGCGGATGGGGAAGCGTGAGTGCAGAGAGCGACCAACTTTGTTCTGCCGCGGCTTTGCAGGCAGGGGATAATCCCTCCGGCCCGCCAATTAACAGGCTGACATCACGACCGTCCAGTTTCCAGCGTTCCAGTTCGGTCGCCAGTTGCGGCGTGTCCCAGGGCTTACCGGGTATATCCAGGGTGACGATGCGATTTTTGCCAGCGGCAGCCAGCATCTGCTCACCCTCTTTGTCGAGAA
The sequence above is drawn from the Citrobacter amalonaticus genome and encodes:
- the rlmH gene encoding 23S rRNA (pseudouridine(1915)-N(3))-methyltransferase RlmH — encoded protein: MKLQLVAVGTKMPDWVQTGFTEYLRRFPKDMPFELIEIPAGKRGKNADIKRILDKEGEQMLAAAGKNRIVTLDIPGKPWDTPQLATELERWKLDGRDVSLLIGGPEGLSPACKAAAEQSWSLSALTLPHPLVRVLVAESLYRAWSITTNHPYHRE